The following proteins come from a genomic window of Pyxidicoccus sp. MSG2:
- a CDS encoding imm11 family protein — MSGIFKYHIFVVPPREQYAFLEQETKGLAEPWLLGEGARLGDGFPSNARYPISKTKPGMKLADFIANKFGQLFVSGRARQVLEREPVDIEWLPVVLLDKKDGVVDAPCFIANVVGRVDCVDLAQSEYDRSSFEPDEFLAVRRLVLDVSRIPETASLFRIKEQPGTFIIRSDLVDRLADAGVKGFSLLELGAPVFL; from the coding sequence ATGAGCGGAATCTTCAAGTATCACATTTTCGTAGTGCCCCCCCGCGAGCAGTATGCCTTCCTCGAGCAGGAGACGAAGGGGCTGGCCGAGCCCTGGTTGCTGGGAGAGGGCGCGCGTCTTGGAGATGGCTTCCCATCGAATGCGCGCTACCCCATCTCCAAGACGAAGCCGGGGATGAAGCTGGCTGATTTCATTGCGAACAAGTTCGGCCAGTTGTTCGTCTCGGGGCGCGCGCGCCAGGTGCTCGAAAGAGAGCCCGTCGATATCGAATGGCTTCCGGTGGTGCTGCTCGACAAGAAGGACGGCGTGGTCGACGCACCCTGTTTCATCGCCAACGTCGTGGGCCGGGTCGACTGCGTGGACCTGGCACAGTCGGAGTACGACCGCAGTTCATTCGAGCCCGACGAGTTCCTGGCCGTCCGGCGGCTGGTATTGGATGTGTCAAGGATTCCGGAAACCGCCTCCCTGTTCCGCATCAAGGAGCAGCCCGGAACCTTCATCATCCGCTCCGACCTGGTGGACAGGTTGGCCGATGCGGGTGTGAAGGGCTTCTCGCTGCTCGAACTCGGCGCTCCCGTATTCCTGTGA
- the cutA gene encoding divalent-cation tolerance protein CutA codes for MTDVILVLVTAPSTDKAAELARTLVEEQLAACGNIVPGLRSIYRWEDKVHDEQEVLIILKTKDVLFEALRARVVALHPYEVPEVLRLDITDGHGPYLAWVRDNARFSP; via the coding sequence ATGACCGACGTCATCCTCGTCCTCGTCACCGCGCCCTCCACCGACAAGGCCGCCGAGCTGGCGCGCACGCTGGTGGAGGAGCAGCTCGCCGCGTGCGGCAACATCGTCCCCGGCCTGCGCTCCATCTACCGTTGGGAGGACAAGGTCCACGACGAGCAGGAAGTGCTGATCATCCTCAAGACGAAGGACGTCCTCTTCGAGGCGCTCCGCGCCCGCGTCGTCGCACTGCATCCCTATGAAGTACCCGAGGTGCTCCGCCTCGACATCACCGACGGCCACGGCCCCTACCTGGCGTGGGTGCGTGACAACGCCCGCTTCTCTCCGTGA
- a CDS encoding N,N-dimethylformamidase beta subunit family domain-containing protein produces the protein MARGSRWWMVAGGLALLCAWGGCQEQPAPERPDVGDRHDEPPLEDGHDGGDGGFHPGIIDAGSDGGEGEPDGGVEEPDAGPLPEPPPRDADAVRKENQRPGTTAWRINRDSGDRVANSREIEGYALETTVKPGDTLRVAVSLSTAKNYRWVVYRLGHYGGAGGREVARGGPLQGVKQAECPTDPDTGMTACTWAPSLEIPIGGDWVRGVYVVKLIRDDRYQRYVPFFVRDANPRAEVAVLIPTATWAAYNTWGGTSLYDDKFQVMKPHGVSRAFRSSYDRPYHRGQGTGHLLTDDISLVQWLEAQGLDVGYFTDEDLDASYDFVAGAKAFLLSGHDEYWSSRDRDHADRALAEGRSLLNLGANNAYWQVRLEPAADGRPRRIVTCYKGHEDDPFKDSRRTAKFRDLPQKRPENALLGVQFAARWHQFGFPAVITAPNHWALAGTGLKAGDTLWMANGYELDQLVDNGVTPQGVDVLAESPALSLQGAFGFSHMVVRQQGSAYVFSAGGIDFVRTLAAEDMADPRAARIVANVLYKALGRPVPEGLVEFQRKNAGHSEGPFSPSVQTVAGQPGKRPRAGAPVASDALGAPVAVTVLPDGGWAVADAQANAVKRVSPDGTIRTVLTGLNGPMGIAADAVGNIYVADSDAHVIRRIPADGGKAEVFAGTTPGMQDGPAMGAAFNQPSGLALTPDGTALLVADLNNGVIRRIDLVALGNPVTTLQGEWMYRPSAVAVSADGNTLYVVETGMARVLRIRGGVTSVVAGTTPGFKDGKPETAQFLPYLGVAVLPDGSLAVSDPGNYRVRRILFEGDGSPREVTTMAGSGRYGNADGPGERASFVLPAGLAVGADGRLYVADSGNGLVRAIAPCAR, from the coding sequence ATGGCACGGGGAAGCCGGTGGTGGATGGTGGCGGGCGGACTGGCCCTCCTGTGCGCCTGGGGCGGCTGCCAGGAGCAGCCCGCGCCCGAGCGGCCGGATGTGGGCGACCGCCATGACGAGCCTCCCCTGGAGGACGGACACGACGGTGGCGACGGCGGCTTCCACCCCGGCATCATCGACGCCGGCAGTGACGGCGGAGAGGGCGAGCCCGACGGAGGCGTGGAGGAGCCGGACGCCGGCCCGCTCCCGGAGCCGCCGCCGCGAGACGCGGACGCGGTGCGCAAGGAGAACCAGCGCCCCGGGACGACGGCGTGGCGCATCAACCGCGACTCGGGCGACCGGGTGGCCAACTCCCGCGAAATCGAGGGCTACGCGCTCGAGACCACGGTGAAGCCGGGCGACACGTTGCGCGTGGCGGTGTCCCTCTCCACGGCGAAGAACTACCGCTGGGTCGTGTACCGGTTGGGCCACTACGGTGGGGCAGGGGGCCGCGAGGTGGCGCGCGGTGGCCCGCTGCAGGGCGTGAAGCAGGCCGAGTGCCCGACGGACCCGGACACCGGGATGACTGCATGCACCTGGGCGCCCTCGCTGGAGATTCCCATCGGTGGTGACTGGGTGCGCGGCGTGTACGTGGTGAAGCTGATTCGCGACGACCGCTACCAGCGCTACGTGCCCTTCTTCGTGCGGGACGCGAATCCGCGCGCGGAGGTGGCGGTGCTGATTCCCACCGCGACGTGGGCCGCCTACAACACGTGGGGCGGCACCAGCCTCTATGACGACAAGTTCCAGGTGATGAAGCCGCACGGCGTCAGCCGCGCCTTCCGCTCGTCGTACGACAGGCCCTACCACCGGGGGCAGGGCACCGGACACCTGCTGACGGACGACATCAGCCTCGTGCAGTGGCTGGAGGCGCAGGGGCTGGACGTGGGCTACTTCACCGACGAGGACCTGGACGCCAGCTACGACTTCGTGGCGGGTGCGAAGGCCTTCCTCCTCTCCGGGCACGACGAGTACTGGTCCTCGCGGGACAGGGACCATGCGGACCGGGCGCTGGCGGAAGGACGCTCGCTGCTCAACCTGGGCGCGAACAACGCGTACTGGCAGGTGCGGCTGGAGCCGGCGGCGGACGGGCGGCCGCGCCGCATCGTCACCTGCTACAAGGGCCACGAGGACGACCCGTTCAAGGACTCGCGCCGCACGGCGAAGTTCAGGGATTTGCCGCAGAAGCGTCCGGAGAACGCGCTGCTCGGCGTGCAGTTCGCCGCCCGCTGGCACCAGTTCGGCTTCCCCGCCGTCATCACCGCGCCCAATCACTGGGCGCTGGCGGGCACGGGATTGAAGGCCGGTGACACGCTGTGGATGGCCAACGGCTACGAGCTGGACCAGCTCGTGGACAACGGCGTCACGCCGCAGGGCGTGGACGTGCTGGCGGAGTCCCCGGCGCTGTCGCTCCAGGGGGCCTTCGGGTTCAGTCACATGGTGGTGCGCCAGCAGGGGAGTGCGTACGTCTTCTCCGCGGGCGGCATCGACTTCGTGCGCACGCTGGCCGCGGAGGACATGGCGGACCCGCGCGCCGCGCGCATCGTCGCCAACGTCCTCTACAAGGCGCTGGGCCGGCCGGTGCCGGAGGGGCTGGTGGAGTTCCAGCGGAAGAACGCCGGCCATTCCGAGGGCCCCTTCTCTCCGTCCGTCCAGACGGTGGCGGGGCAGCCCGGGAAGCGTCCGCGCGCGGGGGCGCCGGTGGCTTCGGACGCGCTCGGCGCGCCGGTGGCGGTGACGGTGCTGCCGGACGGTGGGTGGGCGGTGGCCGACGCGCAGGCCAACGCGGTGAAGCGCGTGTCGCCGGATGGCACCATCCGCACGGTGCTCACGGGGCTGAACGGGCCCATGGGCATCGCCGCGGACGCAGTGGGCAACATCTACGTCGCGGACTCGGATGCGCATGTCATCCGCCGCATCCCGGCGGACGGAGGGAAGGCGGAGGTGTTCGCCGGGACGACGCCGGGCATGCAGGACGGGCCCGCGATGGGGGCGGCCTTCAACCAGCCCTCGGGGCTGGCGCTCACGCCGGATGGCACCGCGCTGCTGGTGGCGGACCTGAACAACGGCGTGATTCGCCGCATCGACCTGGTGGCGTTGGGCAATCCGGTGACGACGCTGCAGGGCGAGTGGATGTACCGGCCGTCCGCGGTGGCGGTGTCGGCGGATGGCAACACCCTGTACGTGGTGGAGACGGGCATGGCGCGCGTGCTGCGCATTCGCGGGGGAGTCACCTCGGTGGTGGCCGGCACCACGCCGGGCTTCAAGGACGGGAAGCCGGAGACGGCGCAGTTCCTGCCGTACCTGGGTGTCGCGGTGCTGCCGGACGGCTCGCTGGCGGTGTCGGACCCGGGCAACTACCGCGTGCGGCGCATCCTCTTCGAGGGGGACGGCTCGCCGCGCGAGGTGACGACGATGGCGGGCAGCGGACGCTACGGGAATGCCGATGGGCCGGGGGAGCGCGCGAGCTTCGTGCTCCCGGCGGGCCTGGCGGTGGGGGCGGATGGGCGCCTCTACGTGGCGGACTCCGGCAACGGGCTGGTGCGCGCGATTGCGCCGTGTGCGCGGTAG
- a CDS encoding beta-ketoacyl synthase N-terminal-like domain-containing protein: protein MDSSQGAIAITGLGMVSALGHGAIPSCAAARAGIVRAAPLPDSHVHDGASHEPAALVGHPVPGAEGFEGIGKLAVLGWEALTDLLTSAGPGVPSGAGTGLLLALNDGYFIESLLARRARAAAKSEVRSEQRMEHEAKRQRVEAMLLPRLRELSGVAFHPGVQRLYFEGHGGFILAVADAVKMLRQREVGACIVGGVDSLLEPEVLKVLLELRVLKTPERPVGFMPGEGAAFIRLERAEEAARREGSTLALLEAPHFVREPQHRFSSEPSSGVALAEAIARTLRSAAADSREVGKIMGNLNGDEWRAREWGMVMIRERAHVAQAAMWSPAESFGELGAATAAFSLCAAVRAFQRGYSRGRRILVWASSESGLKGAVLVRTSAKRSSQEDEPRG, encoded by the coding sequence ATGGACTCGTCGCAGGGAGCCATCGCAATCACCGGTCTCGGCATGGTGTCAGCGCTGGGCCATGGGGCCATCCCATCTTGCGCTGCTGCGCGGGCGGGAATCGTGAGGGCGGCCCCACTTCCCGACTCCCATGTTCATGACGGGGCTTCTCACGAGCCTGCGGCTCTCGTCGGGCATCCCGTTCCCGGCGCAGAGGGCTTCGAGGGCATTGGAAAACTGGCGGTACTGGGATGGGAAGCACTCACGGACCTGCTGACGTCGGCAGGGCCCGGCGTTCCATCTGGCGCGGGAACCGGCCTGCTGCTTGCCCTCAACGATGGTTATTTCATCGAGAGCCTGCTGGCGCGACGGGCGCGGGCCGCTGCGAAGAGCGAGGTCCGCTCCGAGCAGCGGATGGAACATGAAGCGAAGCGCCAACGGGTAGAGGCAATGCTCCTCCCCCGGCTCCGTGAGCTGTCTGGCGTGGCCTTCCACCCAGGCGTTCAGCGGCTTTATTTCGAGGGACACGGTGGTTTCATCCTCGCGGTCGCGGATGCCGTCAAGATGCTGCGCCAGAGAGAGGTGGGGGCCTGTATTGTTGGTGGGGTGGACTCGCTGCTCGAACCCGAGGTGTTGAAGGTCCTGCTCGAACTCCGGGTGTTGAAGACGCCAGAGCGGCCTGTCGGTTTCATGCCAGGAGAAGGCGCTGCATTCATTCGCCTGGAGCGGGCAGAAGAGGCGGCAAGGAGAGAAGGAAGCACCCTGGCACTCCTGGAGGCCCCGCATTTCGTCCGTGAGCCTCAGCATCGTTTTTCTTCCGAGCCTTCATCTGGAGTCGCGCTGGCGGAAGCCATCGCCCGCACGTTGCGGAGTGCGGCCGCTGATTCCCGTGAGGTGGGGAAGATCATGGGAAACCTCAACGGCGATGAGTGGCGGGCACGAGAGTGGGGAATGGTGATGATTCGCGAACGAGCGCACGTGGCGCAGGCCGCGATGTGGAGCCCCGCGGAGTCATTTGGCGAGTTGGGCGCGGCCACGGCGGCCTTCTCTCTCTGCGCAGCGGTCAGGGCATTTCAGCGAGGCTACTCCCGGGGGCGGAGAATCCTCGTCTGGGCGTCCAGCGAGAGCGGCCTCAAGGGCGCAGTACTCGTTCGTACCAGCGCGAAGCGGTCCAGTCAGGAGGACGAACCACGTGGATGA
- a CDS encoding sensor histidine kinase — MMMRAKFLLFATAAVGLVVLMGGALVLGSFQGRRSQDRALAADEQGMMLGDLRLESIRYVQAVRDAIETRQAMDGARDEALRRVDASFERMRRLADREEEAGGVSSDAENARLERLHEALRRWLVDTTERAREVQPEAEVRFLNEARGAYLRDVEPLLSQALQGEAAERADLLLETGQTFRAAEVLGVGLPLVALLVMGGLAWTMLVPLQRTLRDFLASAERVGQGDFEQLLPEEREDEYGLLARAFNRMARQLRELIEERQRRAREDAEASERETRRNNMLLEATVRERTAELEHANTRLTESLRELQATQAQLLFADRLASVGQLAAGIGHEINNPLAFIISNLEYVQEELRLQDGGVERSRTEVRLALSEAREGAERVRLIVRELRNLARPDSLESGPVDLKAVVRSAEKMAIHLIRTRARLVLDVDDAPPVHGNGARLCQVVLNLLLNAAHAIEPGGGQRHTIRVSARAQEAQTVLVEVEDTGCGIPPENLGRIFDPFFSTRPVGTGTGLGLAVCHGIVASHGGEISVESEVGKGTTVRVKLPVFVEGERAAPLERESQAPALLERQAS, encoded by the coding sequence ATGATGATGCGAGCAAAGTTCCTGCTGTTTGCTACAGCCGCGGTCGGGCTCGTGGTGTTGATGGGAGGCGCGCTCGTCCTGGGCTCCTTCCAGGGGCGGCGCTCGCAGGACCGGGCCCTCGCCGCCGATGAGCAGGGGATGATGCTCGGCGACCTGCGCCTGGAGTCCATCCGCTACGTGCAAGCGGTGCGGGACGCCATCGAGACCCGGCAGGCCATGGACGGCGCCCGGGACGAGGCCTTGCGGCGAGTGGACGCCTCCTTCGAACGGATGCGGCGGCTGGCGGACCGGGAGGAGGAAGCGGGAGGCGTGTCTTCCGACGCCGAGAACGCGCGGCTGGAGCGCCTGCATGAGGCCCTGCGCCGCTGGCTGGTGGATACGACGGAGCGCGCGCGCGAGGTGCAGCCCGAGGCGGAGGTGCGATTCCTCAACGAGGCCCGCGGTGCGTACCTGCGCGACGTGGAGCCGCTGCTGTCGCAGGCGCTGCAGGGCGAAGCGGCGGAGAGGGCCGACCTCCTGCTCGAGACGGGACAGACGTTCCGGGCCGCGGAGGTGCTGGGCGTGGGACTTCCCCTTGTCGCGCTGCTGGTCATGGGCGGGTTGGCGTGGACGATGCTCGTGCCGCTCCAGCGCACCCTGCGGGACTTCCTCGCGAGCGCGGAGCGCGTGGGCCAGGGCGACTTCGAGCAGCTGCTGCCCGAGGAACGCGAGGATGAGTATGGCCTGCTCGCGCGGGCCTTCAACCGCATGGCGCGCCAGCTGCGCGAGCTCATCGAGGAGCGGCAGCGCCGGGCGCGCGAGGACGCGGAGGCCTCCGAGCGGGAGACGCGCCGCAACAACATGCTGCTGGAGGCGACGGTCCGTGAGCGGACGGCGGAGCTGGAGCATGCGAACACGCGGCTGACGGAGAGCCTGCGGGAGCTCCAGGCCACGCAGGCGCAGTTGTTGTTCGCGGACCGGTTGGCCTCGGTGGGGCAGCTCGCGGCCGGCATCGGGCACGAAATCAACAACCCCCTGGCCTTCATCATCAGCAACCTGGAGTACGTGCAGGAGGAGCTGCGCCTGCAGGACGGGGGCGTGGAGCGCTCGCGCACGGAGGTGCGGCTGGCATTGTCGGAGGCGAGGGAAGGGGCGGAGCGGGTGCGCCTCATCGTCCGCGAGCTGCGGAACCTGGCGCGTCCGGACAGCCTGGAGTCCGGGCCGGTGGACCTGAAGGCGGTGGTGCGCAGCGCGGAGAAGATGGCCATCCACCTCATCCGCACGCGCGCGAGGCTCGTGCTGGACGTGGACGACGCGCCGCCCGTGCATGGCAACGGGGCTCGGCTGTGCCAGGTGGTGCTCAACCTGTTGCTCAATGCGGCGCATGCCATCGAGCCGGGCGGAGGGCAGCGCCACACCATTCGCGTGAGCGCGCGGGCGCAGGAAGCGCAGACGGTGCTGGTGGAGGTGGAGGACACCGGCTGCGGGATTCCGCCGGAGAACCTCGGCCGCATCTTCGACCCGTTCTTCTCCACGCGGCCGGTGGGGACGGGGACGGGGCTCGGGTTGGCGGTGTGCCACGGCATCGTCGCGTCCCATGGCGGGGAAATCTCCGTGGAGAGCGAGGTGGGGAAGGGCACCACGGTTCGCGTGAAGCTGCCGGTGTTCGTCGAGGGCGAGCGCGCGGCTCCTCTGGAACGGGAGTCACAGGCCCCCGCGCTGCTCGAGCGGCAGGCGTCCTAG
- a CDS encoding ABC transporter ATP-binding protein has translation MIEVQHLTKRYRDRVAVEDLTFSVEEGEILGFLGPNGAGKSTTMKILTGFLPPSAGTARVGGFDVFEQPLEVKRRIGYLPETPPLYPEMTVRGYLKFVASLKGLPGRGLKVEVERVAGLTGVMHVLDRVIQNLSKGYKQRVGIAQALLGSPPVLILDEPTEGLDPAQRAEVRALIKGLAGKHTVILSTHILPEVTMTCEKALIINQGKIVAYDEIRKLASLHGQADSASLEEVFIKLTAA, from the coding sequence ATGATCGAGGTGCAGCACCTCACCAAGCGCTACCGCGACCGGGTGGCGGTGGAGGACCTCACCTTCAGTGTCGAAGAGGGTGAGATTCTCGGCTTCCTCGGCCCCAACGGCGCCGGCAAGTCCACCACCATGAAGATTCTCACCGGCTTCCTGCCGCCGTCGGCGGGCACCGCCCGGGTGGGAGGCTTCGACGTCTTCGAGCAGCCCCTGGAGGTGAAGCGGCGCATCGGCTACCTGCCGGAGACGCCGCCGCTCTACCCGGAGATGACGGTGCGCGGGTACCTCAAGTTCGTGGCGTCCCTGAAGGGGCTGCCCGGGCGCGGCCTCAAGGTGGAGGTGGAGCGGGTGGCCGGCCTCACCGGCGTGATGCACGTCCTGGACCGCGTCATCCAGAACCTCTCCAAGGGATACAAGCAGCGCGTCGGAATCGCCCAGGCGCTGCTCGGCTCGCCGCCGGTGCTCATCCTCGACGAGCCCACCGAGGGACTGGACCCCGCGCAGCGCGCCGAGGTCCGTGCCCTCATCAAGGGGCTGGCCGGCAAGCACACCGTCATCCTCTCCACGCACATCCTCCCGGAGGTGACGATGACGTGCGAGAAGGCCCTCATCATCAACCAGGGGAAGATTGTCGCCTACGACGAGATTCGCAAGCTGGCCAGCCTCCACGGCCAGGCGGACAGCGCGTCGCTGGAAGAAGTCTTCATCAAGCTGACCGCCGCCTGA
- a CDS encoding aspartate kinase, translated as MPIVVQKYGGSSVADVEKIRKVAGRVRDKRDSGYQVVVVVSAMGDTTDELLALAKGVSEDPPRRELDMLLTCGERISMALLSMALQEMGVPAISFTGSQSGIITNDAHAQARIMEVRPYRIHDELARGKVVIVAGYQGVSYKKEVTTLGRGGSDTTAVALAAALDAEACEIFSDVDGVFSADPRVVPDARKLESLSYDEMQELASAGAKVLNAQAVEWAKARGIAILARTAHGQGTGTVVQELSVPADNRVKGVTAEPEMAVLSASEQVRLEELLEFLDARGVRGRTLGFDGPTGGAKHTAIAVPLADIHGTDALRKDLATRFGESVSWREDLGTVTCVGVGLNADWVPLRRALAAAEELGARVYAVHTSPLQLTLLVDKAHLKGLTARVHRELLGG; from the coding sequence ATGCCAATCGTGGTGCAGAAGTACGGCGGCTCCTCGGTCGCCGACGTGGAGAAGATTCGCAAGGTGGCCGGGCGCGTGAGGGACAAGCGCGACTCGGGCTACCAGGTGGTGGTGGTGGTGAGCGCCATGGGCGACACCACGGACGAATTGCTGGCCCTGGCCAAGGGCGTGTCCGAGGACCCGCCCCGGCGCGAGCTGGACATGCTGCTGACGTGCGGAGAGCGCATCTCCATGGCGCTGTTGTCCATGGCCCTCCAGGAGATGGGGGTGCCGGCCATCAGCTTCACGGGCAGTCAGAGCGGCATCATCACCAACGACGCGCACGCGCAGGCCCGCATCATGGAGGTGCGGCCCTACCGCATCCACGACGAGCTGGCGCGGGGCAAGGTGGTCATCGTCGCGGGCTACCAGGGCGTGTCCTACAAGAAGGAAGTGACGACGCTGGGGCGTGGCGGCTCGGACACGACGGCGGTGGCGCTGGCGGCCGCGCTGGACGCGGAGGCGTGTGAAATCTTCTCCGACGTGGATGGCGTCTTCAGCGCGGACCCGCGCGTGGTGCCGGACGCACGCAAGCTGGAGTCGCTGAGCTACGACGAGATGCAGGAGCTGGCGAGCGCGGGCGCCAAGGTGCTCAACGCGCAGGCGGTGGAGTGGGCCAAGGCGCGCGGCATCGCCATCCTCGCGCGCACGGCGCACGGGCAGGGGACGGGCACGGTGGTGCAGGAGCTGTCCGTCCCCGCCGACAACCGGGTGAAGGGCGTCACGGCCGAGCCGGAGATGGCGGTGCTGTCCGCCAGCGAACAGGTGCGGCTGGAGGAGCTGCTGGAGTTCCTGGATGCGCGCGGCGTGCGAGGCCGGACGCTCGGCTTCGACGGGCCCACGGGCGGCGCGAAGCACACCGCCATCGCAGTGCCGCTGGCGGACATCCACGGGACGGACGCGCTGCGCAAGGACCTGGCCACGCGCTTCGGCGAGTCCGTGTCCTGGCGGGAGGACCTGGGCACCGTCACCTGCGTCGGGGTGGGGCTGAACGCGGACTGGGTGCCGCTGCGGCGGGCGCTGGCGGCGGCGGAAGAATTGGGAGCGCGGGTGTACGCCGTCCACACCTCGCCGCTGCAGCTGACGTTGCTGGTGGACAAGGCGCACCTGAAGGGGCTGACGGCCCGGGTGCACCGGGAGCTCCTCGGCGGGTAG
- a CDS encoding phosphotransferase family protein: MSAPEPLPNPERDWERKAELRALDREEILQRIGPTDEPCELLSGGHANVNMRIGTGRVLRVYRRDTGTLRKEQALLGLGWKSFRVPAVLASGEDFLLLEYVPHAPLQGSAAHGEALGLALAEVHARGFSEAGLLGPTLDVVTPFHDVFAAFHDHLRSQLDALEPTLRSELYTPLSGFIERHAESLRAWAGGAVLLHGDFKASNLHDTKTGLPLVLDWEFAYAGPALLDVGQLLRWAPPEPFVEAFAASYQEHGGHLPEDWRRQAEVLDLFNLVGLLARAAPGSKRAVDVRRRILTTLGGPDGD; encoded by the coding sequence GTGAGTGCGCCGGAGCCGTTACCCAATCCCGAGCGTGACTGGGAGCGGAAGGCGGAGCTTCGCGCGCTCGACCGCGAAGAGATTCTCCAGCGCATCGGTCCCACCGACGAGCCGTGCGAGTTGCTGAGCGGCGGCCACGCCAACGTCAACATGCGCATCGGCACCGGGCGCGTACTGCGCGTCTACCGGCGGGACACGGGGACGCTCCGCAAGGAGCAGGCACTGCTCGGCCTCGGGTGGAAGTCGTTCCGGGTGCCCGCGGTGCTCGCGTCAGGCGAGGACTTCCTCCTGCTGGAGTATGTCCCCCACGCTCCATTGCAGGGCTCTGCCGCGCATGGTGAGGCACTGGGACTCGCGCTCGCGGAAGTGCATGCACGTGGGTTCTCCGAGGCCGGACTCCTGGGGCCCACGCTGGACGTGGTGACGCCGTTCCATGACGTGTTCGCCGCGTTCCATGACCACCTGCGCTCGCAGCTCGACGCGCTGGAGCCCACGCTCCGCTCGGAGCTGTACACGCCGCTCTCCGGCTTCATCGAGCGGCATGCGGAGTCGCTGCGTGCGTGGGCCGGTGGCGCCGTGTTGCTGCATGGCGACTTCAAGGCCTCCAACCTCCATGACACGAAGACGGGCCTTCCCCTGGTCCTCGACTGGGAGTTCGCCTACGCCGGGCCCGCGCTCCTGGACGTGGGCCAACTGCTGCGCTGGGCGCCACCCGAGCCCTTCGTGGAGGCCTTCGCCGCCAGCTACCAGGAACACGGGGGACACCTGCCCGAGGACTGGCGGCGTCAGGCGGAGGTGCTCGACCTCTTCAACCTCGTCGGCCTGCTGGCGCGCGCGGCACCGGGCTCGAAGCGGGCCGTGGACGTGCGGCGACGCATCCTGACGACGCTCGGCGGACCGGACGGCGACTGA
- a CDS encoding AHH domain-containing protein, with the protein MDDKHVERLTTNSEYHKSKKACIVRHKSAEEAQCKYARNGYDVTQGRKKYYNAPRYDPAKVANLEQQRLVLKSQGNRVVFTPRQQVAGAPVVQDIWDVDKHGNFVPAYDGGDGGHHPYKHNWHHMIANEMLFQELYDDSLPDPYQLLELLMAGGYNLNSGRNIVLLPKKTLVGILVRWPIHPNNHPGFDTYAQGKLSWLKRKLMKALGNKSVHEVDPEKAVAIKEDLEKISDNLFLILEQMPGGMHINKIQEVGAEIEGRLRRSGALS; encoded by the coding sequence GTGGATGACAAACACGTCGAACGGCTCACCACGAACTCGGAATACCACAAGTCCAAGAAGGCCTGCATCGTCCGCCACAAGAGCGCGGAGGAGGCCCAGTGCAAGTACGCGCGCAATGGCTACGATGTGACGCAAGGGCGTAAGAAGTATTACAACGCGCCTCGCTATGACCCGGCCAAGGTCGCGAACCTCGAGCAGCAGCGGTTGGTGTTGAAGAGTCAGGGCAACAGGGTGGTCTTCACGCCGAGACAGCAGGTGGCGGGGGCCCCTGTCGTCCAGGACATCTGGGATGTAGACAAGCACGGGAACTTCGTCCCTGCCTACGACGGGGGAGACGGGGGCCATCATCCGTACAAGCACAATTGGCATCACATGATTGCCAATGAAATGCTCTTCCAGGAACTCTACGACGACAGCCTTCCAGACCCCTATCAGTTGCTGGAGTTGCTGATGGCAGGAGGGTACAACCTGAACAGCGGGCGGAACATCGTCCTGCTGCCAAAGAAGACGCTGGTCGGAATCCTGGTTCGCTGGCCCATCCACCCGAACAACCATCCCGGCTTCGATACCTATGCCCAGGGCAAGCTTTCGTGGCTCAAGCGAAAGTTGATGAAGGCGCTGGGAAACAAGTCGGTCCACGAAGTTGACCCGGAGAAAGCCGTTGCCATCAAGGAGGACCTGGAGAAGATCTCAGACAACCTCTTTCTCATCCTGGAGCAGATGCCTGGAGGCATGCACATCAACAAGATCCAGGAGGTCGGGGCTGAAATCGAGGGACGGCTGCGCCGCAGTGGAGCCCTCTCATGA